From Effusibacillus lacus, a single genomic window includes:
- the purH gene encoding bifunctional phosphoribosylaminoimidazolecarboxamide formyltransferase/IMP cyclohydrolase, with protein MRRALISVSDKTGIVELAKVLVKHDVEIVSTGGTAKLLQQEGIPVTGISDVTGFPEIMDGRVKTLHPNIHGGLLAVRDNEKHMQAIEELGIKPIDLVVVNLYPFKETILKPGVTHDEAIENIDIGGPSMLRAAAKNYRDVIVLVDAVDYGLVVESLEKGQPISEDTRLALSAKVFRHTAAYDALVAQYMTRLTGEEFPESVTLTYEKEQDLRYGENPHQQAAFYREPAAGADTIAGAKQLHGKELSYNNINDANAALAIVKEFAEPAVVAIKHTNPCGVGIADTIHGAWQKAYEADPVSIFGGIIALNRVVDAATAQGMSELFLEIILAPGYEPEAFEILARKKNLRLMEAAIGETSEASKASKASSLLGAPRTSLKVEGGLLIQDLDRKVVTAEELQVVTRRQPTQEELKQLLFAWKVVKHVKSNAIVLARENRTVGVGAGQMNRVGAAKIAIEQAGDLAKGAVLASDAFFPMPDTVEAAAKAGITAIIQPGGSIKDNESIEAADRTGIAMVFTGVRHFKH; from the coding sequence ATGAGACGGGCTTTGATCAGTGTGTCAGACAAGACCGGAATTGTAGAACTGGCGAAGGTTCTTGTAAAACACGACGTGGAAATCGTGTCGACTGGCGGAACCGCCAAGCTGCTGCAGCAAGAGGGGATTCCTGTAACGGGCATATCCGATGTAACGGGATTTCCGGAAATTATGGACGGACGGGTGAAGACCCTTCATCCCAATATCCACGGCGGATTGCTGGCCGTTCGTGACAATGAGAAACACATGCAGGCAATCGAAGAACTTGGCATCAAGCCGATTGACCTGGTTGTCGTCAACCTTTATCCCTTTAAGGAAACCATCCTGAAGCCGGGCGTGACTCATGACGAGGCGATCGAGAACATCGATATCGGGGGACCGTCCATGCTCCGTGCGGCTGCGAAGAACTACCGTGACGTCATCGTTCTGGTCGATGCGGTTGATTATGGATTGGTCGTGGAGAGCCTGGAGAAGGGACAACCTATTTCTGAGGATACCCGATTGGCGTTGTCGGCAAAAGTGTTCCGCCATACGGCCGCCTACGATGCGCTGGTAGCCCAGTACATGACCCGTCTGACGGGAGAAGAGTTTCCGGAGTCGGTCACGTTGACCTATGAGAAGGAACAGGATCTCCGCTACGGAGAGAACCCGCATCAACAAGCGGCGTTCTACCGGGAACCGGCAGCGGGCGCCGACACGATTGCAGGGGCCAAACAGCTCCACGGCAAAGAATTATCCTACAACAATATCAATGACGCCAACGCAGCCCTGGCCATCGTAAAGGAATTCGCGGAACCGGCAGTCGTCGCCATCAAGCACACCAATCCCTGCGGTGTGGGTATCGCCGACACAATCCATGGCGCATGGCAGAAAGCCTACGAAGCGGACCCTGTCTCCATCTTTGGCGGCATTATTGCACTCAATCGGGTTGTGGATGCAGCTACCGCGCAAGGGATGTCCGAACTGTTCCTCGAGATCATTCTGGCTCCCGGTTACGAACCGGAAGCGTTCGAGATTCTTGCCAGAAAAAAGAACCTCCGCCTGATGGAAGCGGCGATCGGGGAAACGTCTGAGGCATCCAAGGCATCCAAGGCAAGCTCCCTTCTCGGTGCACCCCGCACCTCCTTGAAGGTGGAAGGCGGTTTGCTGATTCAGGATTTGGATCGGAAGGTGGTCACAGCGGAAGAACTGCAGGTTGTTACCCGTCGTCAGCCGACACAAGAGGAATTGAAGCAGTTGCTCTTTGCATGGAAAGTGGTCAAGCACGTGAAGTCCAATGCAATCGTATTGGCACGGGAAAACAGAACCGTCGGGGTCGGGGCAGGCCAGATGAACCGCGTGGGTGCGGCCAAGATTGCGATTGAACAGGCAGGCGACCTGGCAAAGGGAGCGGTGCTTGCATCCGATGCGTTCTTCCCAATGCCTGATACAGTGGAGGCGGCAGCGAAGGCTGGAATAACCGCCATCATTCAACCGGGCGGTTCAATCAAGGACAACGAGTCCATCGAAGCGGCAGACCGGACAGGGATTGCCATGGTGTTCACCGGGGTTCGCCACTTTAAGCATTAA
- the purN gene encoding phosphoribosylglycinamide formyltransferase translates to MKRIAVFVSGSGSNLQVLLDRSAAGNLGGASVVLVVCDKPQAKAVVRAEEAGVPSLVLIPKEFPDKAAYETRILEELRARQVDFVVLAGYMRLVGPTLLDAYGGRILNLHPSLLPMFPGKDAIGQALEAGVEETGVTVHFVDEGMDTGPVIAQERIKIERNETRETLTAKIQSVEHKLLPRVVADFAAGKIQMGGGRT, encoded by the coding sequence ATGAAGCGGATTGCAGTTTTTGTTTCCGGCAGCGGCAGCAACTTGCAGGTGCTGTTGGACCGCTCGGCGGCAGGAAACCTGGGGGGTGCATCCGTTGTGCTGGTGGTTTGCGACAAACCCCAAGCCAAAGCGGTTGTCCGTGCGGAAGAGGCGGGTGTTCCGAGCCTTGTATTGATTCCCAAAGAGTTTCCTGACAAAGCTGCCTACGAAACCCGAATTCTGGAGGAATTGCGAGCCAGACAGGTTGATTTTGTCGTGTTGGCAGGATATATGCGGTTGGTGGGACCTACCCTTCTGGATGCCTACGGCGGACGGATACTCAACTTGCATCCGTCCCTGCTGCCCATGTTTCCCGGTAAGGACGCGATTGGACAGGCTCTGGAAGCGGGAGTGGAGGAGACCGGAGTCACGGTGCATTTTGTTGATGAAGGGATGGACACCGGGCCTGTAATTGCACAGGAGAGAATCAAGATCGAAAGAAACGAAACCAGAGAGACACTGACGGCAAAGATCCAATCGGTGGAGCACAAGCTGCTGCCTCGGGTTGTGGCCGATTTTGCCGCCGGGAAGATCCAAATGGGTGGGGGTAGAACATGA